AATATAGCGGACATTATGGTATAATATAGTTAATTACTAATAGTGAAATGAGGCATTTATTAATGCAGGATAGAAATTTAGTGAATGTCAATCTGACAAAGGAGATGAAGACGAGTTTTATCGATTACGCCATGAGTGTTATCGTAGCGCGGGCTCTTCCTGATGTTCGAGATGGCTTGAAACCTGTTCACCGTCGGATTCTCTATGGAATGAATGAATTGGGTGTTACTCCAGACAAACCCCATAAAAAATCTGCTCGTATTACAGGGGACGTCATGGGTAAATACCACCCACACGGGGATTCCTCTATTTATGAAGCCATGGTCCGTATGGCTCAATGGTGGAGCTACCGTTACATGCTTGTAGATGGTCATGGAAACTTTGGTTCCATGGATGGTGATGGTGCTGCCGCCCAGCGTTATACTGAGGCACGTATGAGCAAGATTGCTCTAGAGATGCTTCGTGATATCAATAAAAATACGGTTGATTTCGTCGATAACTATGATGCCAATGAACGTGAACCCTTGGTCTTGCCAGCGCGCTTTCCAAACCTTTTGGTCAATGGAGCAACTGGTATTGCTGTTGGGATGGCTACCAACATTCCTCCTCATAACTTGGGTGAAACCATTGATGCAGTGAAGTTGGTCATGGACAATCCTGAAGTGACTACCAAGGACTTGATGGAAGTCTTGCCTGGTCCAGATTTTCCAACAGGTGCTCTTGTCATGGGGAAATCAGGCATTCATAAGGCTTATGAAACAGGTAAAGGTTCTATTGTCCTTCGTTCTCGTACTGAAATTGAAGAAACTAAGACTGGCCGTGAGCGCATCGTTGTAACGGAATTTCCTTACATGGTCAATAAAACCAAGGTGCATGAGCATATTGTTCGTTTGGTTCAGGAAAAACGCATTGAGGGGATCACAGCGGTTCGTGATGAATCTAACCGAGAAGGTGTGCGATTTGTTATCGAGGTCAAACGTGATGCCTCTGCAAATGTTATCCTCAATAATCTTTTCAAGATGACCCAGATGCAAACCAATTTTGGTTTTAATATGTTGGCGATTCAAAATGGTGTACCGAAGATTTTGTCTCTTCGTCAGATTTTGGATGCTTATATCGAGCACCAAAAAGAAGTAGTTGTTCGTCGGACACGTTTTGATAAGGAAAAAGCGGAAGCGCGTGCGCATATCTTAGAAGGTCTCTTGATTGCGCTAGACCATATCGACGAAGTGATTCGTATCATCCGTGCTAGTGAAACAGACGAAGAAGCTCAAGCCGAGTTGATGAGCAAGTTTAAGCTTTCTGAACGTCAAAGTCAGGCTATCCTAGACATGCGCCTTCGTCGTTTGACAGGTTTGGAACGCGATAAGATTCAGTCTGAGTATGATGACTTGTTGGCTCTGATTGCGGATTTGGCGGATATTCTTGCTAAGCCAGAACGTGTTTCTCAAATCATTAAAGATGAATTAGACGAAGTTAAGCGTAAGTTTGGCGACCAACGTCGTACAGAGTTGATGGTGGGTGAAGTCTTGAGTCTTGAAGATGAGGATTTGATTGAAGAATCGGATGTCTTGATTACGCTTTCTAACAAGGGATACATTAAACGTCTGGACCAAGCTGAATTTACTGCTCAAAAACGTGGTGGTCGTGGTGTTCAAGGAACAGGTGTTAAGGATGACGATTTTGTCCGAGAGTTAGTGTCGACTAGCACCCATGATCACCTACTCTTCTTTACAAATAAAGGACGTGTCTATCGCCTGAAGGGTTATGAAATTCCTGAGTATGGTCGGACGGCCAAAGGTTTACCAGTAGTTAATCTCTTGAAATTGGATGAAAGCGAAAGTATTCAGACTATTATCAATGTTGAGTCTGAACGCAGCGATGATGCTTACCTCTTCTTCACAACCCGTCATGGTATTGTGAAGAGAACCAGCGTCAAGGAATTTGCTAACATTCGTCAGAATGGTCTCAAGGCTTTGAACCTCAAGGATGAAGATGAGTTGATTAATGTCTTGTTGACGGAAGAAGATACGGATATTATCATTGGTACCAAGTTTGGTTATGCAGTTCGTTTTAATCAATCAACTGTTCGTGGCATGAGTCGTATCGCCACTGGTGTGAAAGGTGTTAACCTTCGTGACGGAGACACAGTTGTTGGTGCTAGTGTGATTACAGACCAGGACGAGGTTCTTATCATTACTGAAAAAGGATATGGTAAGCGTACAGTCGCGACTGAATATCCAACAAAAGGTCGTGGTGGTAAAGGGATGAAGACGGCTAATGTGGCTGAGAAAAATGGTCCTCTATCAGGTCTCTTGACTGTGAAAGGTGATGAAGACTTGATGATTATCACTGATACAGGTGTCATGATTCGAACCAATGTTGCCAATATTTCACAAACAGGGCGTTCAACTATGGGAGTTAAAGTAATGCGTCTGGATCAAGATGCTAAAATTGTGACCTTTACTACGGTTGCAGCGGCAGAAAAAGAAGAAGTTGGGACAGAAAATGAAACTGAAGGTGAAGCATAATGTCTCAAAAAAATAATAAGAAGAAAAACAAACGAAAAAATCTACTGACAAATATTCTAGCAGGATTTCTGATACTACTATCAATTGCTTTGATTTTTAATGCTAAAATTCGTGATATTTTCATAGTTTGGAATACCAATAAGTACCAAGTTAGTCAGGTATCAAAAGAAAAAATAGAAGAAAATCAGGATACAGAAGGAAATTTTGATTTTGATTCTGTCAATGCTATCTCTTCTGAAGCGGTTCTAGCTTCTCAATGGGATGCTCAAAAATTACCAGTTATCGGCGGAATTGCAGTCCCTGAATTAGAAATGAATCTACCAATTTTTAAAGGGCTGGATAATGTCAATCTCTTCTATGGTGCTGGTACGATGAAACGCGATCAAGTGATGGGGAAAGGAAATTATAGTCTAGCTAGTCATCATATTTTTGGTGTCAATAATGCTAATAAAATATTATTTTCTCCTTTGGATAACGCTAAAAATGGTATGAAGATTTATCTAACCGATAAAAATAAAGTTTATACTTATGAAATACGTGAAGTCAAACGTGTTACACCGGATCGTGTTGATGAAGTTGATGATAGAGATGGGGTCAATGAGATTACATTAGTAACCTGTGAAGACCTTGCTGCTACAGAACGTATTATTGTAAAAGGCGATTTGAAAGAAACAAAAGATTATTCACAAACATCTGATGAAATCCTAACAGCTTTCAATCAACCATATAAACAATTTTATTAATACAAATCAGTGAAATCATGGATTTCACTGATTTTTTAAGATTTTCATAAAAATAAACTTTTATGAAATGCGGAAAACGCTTCCTAAAACCTAAAGTTTG
This portion of the Streptococcus mitis B6 genome encodes:
- the gyrA gene encoding DNA gyrase subunit A; protein product: MQDRNLVNVNLTKEMKTSFIDYAMSVIVARALPDVRDGLKPVHRRILYGMNELGVTPDKPHKKSARITGDVMGKYHPHGDSSIYEAMVRMAQWWSYRYMLVDGHGNFGSMDGDGAAAQRYTEARMSKIALEMLRDINKNTVDFVDNYDANEREPLVLPARFPNLLVNGATGIAVGMATNIPPHNLGETIDAVKLVMDNPEVTTKDLMEVLPGPDFPTGALVMGKSGIHKAYETGKGSIVLRSRTEIEETKTGRERIVVTEFPYMVNKTKVHEHIVRLVQEKRIEGITAVRDESNREGVRFVIEVKRDASANVILNNLFKMTQMQTNFGFNMLAIQNGVPKILSLRQILDAYIEHQKEVVVRRTRFDKEKAEARAHILEGLLIALDHIDEVIRIIRASETDEEAQAELMSKFKLSERQSQAILDMRLRRLTGLERDKIQSEYDDLLALIADLADILAKPERVSQIIKDELDEVKRKFGDQRRTELMVGEVLSLEDEDLIEESDVLITLSNKGYIKRLDQAEFTAQKRGGRGVQGTGVKDDDFVRELVSTSTHDHLLFFTNKGRVYRLKGYEIPEYGRTAKGLPVVNLLKLDESESIQTIINVESERSDDAYLFFTTRHGIVKRTSVKEFANIRQNGLKALNLKDEDELINVLLTEEDTDIIIGTKFGYAVRFNQSTVRGMSRIATGVKGVNLRDGDTVVGASVITDQDEVLIITEKGYGKRTVATEYPTKGRGGKGMKTANVAEKNGPLSGLLTVKGDEDLMIITDTGVMIRTNVANISQTGRSTMGVKVMRLDQDAKIVTFTTVAAAEKEEVGTENETEGEA
- the srtA gene encoding sortase SrtA, producing the protein MSQKNNKKKNKRKNLLTNILAGFLILLSIALIFNAKIRDIFIVWNTNKYQVSQVSKEKIEENQDTEGNFDFDSVNAISSEAVLASQWDAQKLPVIGGIAVPELEMNLPIFKGLDNVNLFYGAGTMKRDQVMGKGNYSLASHHIFGVNNANKILFSPLDNAKNGMKIYLTDKNKVYTYEIREVKRVTPDRVDEVDDRDGVNEITLVTCEDLAATERIIVKGDLKETKDYSQTSDEILTAFNQPYKQFY